caccaagtactgtcatgttttgcagaggggtcaaatttataacatttttgacatgtgtttttctggatttttttgttgttattctatctctcactgttcaaataaacctaccattaaaattatagactgatcatgtctttttcagtgtgcaaacgtacaaaatcagcaggggatcaaatacttttttccctcactgtatatcaaagAATTGGTGAGggtactagaacagtctgcagcacccggcctcaccctactagaatctgaagtcaaatgtctactgtttgctgatgatctggtgcttctgtcaccaaccaaggagggcctacagcagcacctagatcctctgcacagattctgtcagacctgggccctgacagtaaatctcagtaagacaaaaataatggtgttccaaaaaaggtccagttgccatgaccacaaatacaaattccatttagacaccgttgccctagagcacacaaataaCTATACCTCGGACTAAACATTAGCGCcataggtaacttccacaaagctgtgaacgatctgagagacaaggcaagaagggccttctatgccatcaaaaggaacataaaatttgacataccaattaggatctggctaaaaatacttgaatcagttatagaacccattgccctttatggttgtgtggtctggggtccgctcaccaaccaagaatacacaaaatgggacaaacaccaaattgagactctgcatgcagaattctgcaaaaatatcctcagtgtacaacgaaaaacaccaaataatgcatgcagagcagaattaggccaatacccgctaattatcaaaatccagaaaagagacgttaaattctataaccacttaaaaggaagcgattcccaaaccttccataacaaagccatcacctacagagagatgaacctggagaagagtcccctaagcaagctggtcctggggctctgttcacaaacacaaacagaccccacagagccccaggacaacaacaacaacacaattagacccaaccaaatcatgagaaaacaaaaagagaattacttgacacattggaaagaattaacaaaaaaaacaaagcaaattagaatgctatttggctctaaacagagagtacacagtggcagaatacctgaccactgtgactgacccaaacttaaggaaagctttgactatgtacagatagtgagcatagccttgctattgagaaaggccgccgtaggcagacctggctctcaagagaagacaggctatgtgcacactgcccacaaaatgaggtggaaactgagctacacttcctaacctcctgccaaatgtatgaccatattagagacacatatttccctcagattacagagatccacaaagaattcgaaaacaaacccaattttgaaaaactcccttatctactgggtgaaaaaccacagtgtgccatcaaagCTGcacgatttgtgacctgttgccacaagaaaagggcaaccagtgaagaacaaacaccattgtaaatacaacccatatttatgttgatttatttttactatctacttcacttgctttggcaatgttaacatatgtttctcatgccagtaaagcccttaaattgaaattgaaattgaagagagagagagagagagagagagagagagagagagagagagagagagagagagagagagagagagagagagagagagagagagagagagagagagagagagagagagagagagagagaagtagtagtagagaggggaggaggagtagagaggaggaggagtctccctcctctcctcctacctcccccctctcatcctctcatcaccctcctctcctcctacctcccccctctcatcctctcatcaccctcctctcctcctacctcccccctctcatcctctcatctccctcctctcctcctacctccccctctcatcaccctcttctcctcctacctccccccACTCATCCTCTcatcaccctcctctcctcctacctccccctctcatcctctcatctccctcctctcctcctacctccccctctcatctccctctcctcctacctccccctctcctcctctcatctccctcctctcctcctacctcccccctctcatcctctcatcaccctcctctcctcctacctccccctctcatcctctcatctccctcctctcctcctacctccccctctcatctccctctcctcctacctcccccctctcctcctctcatctccctcctctcctcctacctcccccctctcatcctctcatcaccctcctctcctcctacctccccctctcatcctctcatctccctcctctcctcctacctccccctctcatctccctctcctcctacctcccccctctcctcctctcatctccctcctctcctcctacctccccctctcatcctctcatcaccctcctctcctcctacctcctacctccccctctcatcctctcatctcactcctctcctcctacctccccctctcatctccctcctctcctcctacctcccctctcatcctctcatctccctcctctcctctcctcctacctccccctctcatcctctcatctacctcctctcctcctacctccccctctcatctccctcctctcctcctacttcccccctctcatcctctcatctccctcctctcctcctacttcccccctctcatcctctcatctccctcctctcctcctacctccccctctcatcctctcatctccctctcctcctacctccccctctcatcctctcatctccctcctctcctcctacctccccctctcatcaccctcctctcctcctacctccccccACTCATCCTCTcatcaccctcctctcctcctacctccccctctcatcctctcatctccctcctctcctcctacctccccctctcatcctctcatctccctcctctcctcctacctcccccctctcatctccctctcctcctacctccccctctcctcctctcatctccctcctctcctcctacctccccctctcatcctctcatcaccctcctctcctcctacctcctacctccccctctcatcctctcatctcactcctctcctcctacctccccctctcatctccctcctctcctcctacctcccctctcatcctctcatctccctcctctcctctcctcctacctccccctctcatcctctcatctacctcctctcctcctacctccccctctcatctccctcctctcctcctacttcccccctctcatcctctcatctccctcctctcctcctacttcccctctcatcctctcatctccctcctctcctcctacctccccctctcatcctctcatctccctctcctcctacctcctcctctcatctccctcctctcctcctacctccccctctcatcctctcatctccctcctctcctcctacctcccccctctcatcctctcatctccttcctctcctcctacctccccctctcatcctctcatcaccctcctctcctcctacctcccctctcatcctctcatctccctcctctcctctcctcctacctccccctctcatcctctcatctccctcctctcctcctacttccccctctcatcctctcatctccctctcctcctacctccccctctcctcctctcatctacctcctctcctcctacctccccctctcatctccctcctctcctcctacttccccctctcatcctctcatctccctcctctcctcctacttccccctctcatcctctcatctccctcctctcctcctacctccccctctcatcctctcatctccctctcctcctacctcctcctctcatctccctcctctcctcctacctcccccctctcatcctctcatctccctcctctcctcctacctccccctctcatcctctcatctccttcctctcctcctacctccccctctcatcctctcatctccctcctctcctcctacctccccctctccttccctccacatCCTCTGACATTCCTCTAGATGTGGTTTTATCTCGGGTGGGCGGCATTACAAACATGTCTTTACATCTTGAAAGAAGGTGCTAGATGGATGCTCCCTGAAACAGCTGTGTGTACTGGAAGTTGTTCTCCTGGGCTCAGTCTGGGTCCTTCATGTGATCTGATTTAATCTAGCTCAGTTGGCTCTCTACCAAGCACAAGGCTTCAgtgtggagagatgagaggaggagagaggagaggagaggagaggagaggagaggagaggagaggagaggagaggagaggagaggagaggagaggagaggagaggagaggagagagagacagagacagagacagagacagagacagagacagagagatgatagaaagagagagagagagagagagagagagagagagagagagagagcgagagagagagacagagagacagagagacagagagacagagagacagagagacagagagagagagagacagagagacagagagacagagagagagagagagagagagacagagatacagagagacagggagagagacagagagagagagagagagagagagagagagacagagagagagagagagagagagagagagagagagagagagagagagagagagagagagagagagagagacagagagacagagagagagagagagagagaacttgggATCAGAACTGCAGACTTGTTCCAGGAATTAGTTCCAGTCAGAGGAGGAAAGTTGTGTGATAAGATGATGTATGTTTTTGAAAATGACAAAAGCTGCAGGAGGTGATGGAGGGGAGCTGTGTATAGTATAGCTGTGTATACAGCTCATTTCTTCACCTGGATTGTAACTGTAACTTTGTGTCGGTTGAGAAATTAAAACAACACTTAATAACAAAACGACCCCAAATCCATTGGGTCTAAATCTCCACCTGTAGTCTGCAGAGAGCCCCATGCAGTAAAGACCTCCACCTGTAGTCTGCAGAGAGCCCCATGCATTAAATACCTCCACCTGTAGTCTGCAGAGAGCCCCATGCATTAAGGTGTATAGGGGCTAGAGGATTGAGCTGACACTTTGGGAGCTAGCTGAATTGGAGTGTTGGGTTTTTTCTCTGCATAACaaaccacagagagagagttgacattttagtcatttagcagacactcttatccagagcgacttacaggagcaattaggggtaAGTGCCTTGCCCAAgagcacatcgacatatttttcacctagttggctctgggattcgaacctttcggttactggcccaacagtcttaaacgctaggctacctggagagttggagagagagcgtTTGTGTGTGATCCGATGTGGTTCAGCACAGCCTGGGCCTGGCACGggccagagagggagggacagggctGAGTCATACACccagtgaggcagagagagatggggggatgagagagggatgagagagggatgagagagggatgagagagggatgagtatCTTCAGTAGCAGAGGAGGAATAAGGCTGCCTACAGGCaaaggggaaagagggagaaagaactCAGGAGGAACAGATGAGTTTAGGCATTGGAATGATAGATTTCTAGCTGACAAACGGATAGTTCTTATATTTTTCTAAATTCCTCTTTAATTGGATTGTTTTTAGCTGATGAACAAACATTTATCTGTGCTTGAGTCATCTGTAGAATTCCAAACCAAACACTGCTACTAAACATAAATGGATAAAGATGTATTTTTGATTAGATGAACACAGCAGGATAAACATTTTTAAAAGGAAATCATTTTCTGCAGATTCAATCTAGGCCCTAGTCATGTCCATATCAATAACCTCTTTACAACAGATGATGTCAGCTGGTATGAGCCGTGTGATTGTGATATGTGTCAGTGCTGCAGGGCTGTGTGGAGAGATCGTTCTTCcgtagagagaggaggactggggcTGTCGCCTCTATTTAGGGAAATGACAAACACGCTCACGATCTCCCAGCCTCAGCAGTCTGTTTTCATTCCCACGTCTTCTGTTGTTCACACGACAGGGACTGTTATTCTGTTGGCGCTTTGTCATTGTAAATGCTAGGATCCACACATTCTCACTGTAATGTCTCTTTCCCTGCTATTGGTGacagaccccccccacacacactctctctaacatctctctctcttccttcccctctctcttctctctcagcctctcccgGGCGGGTTGGCATGGCCCAGTGATGAACGGCGCGGTGGTGCCAGGCAGCCCGGAGTTCTCGTGCCCGCTGCCCGACTGGCGAGAGTTCTGCGAGCTCCATGCCCGCGCCTCCGCCTCCGACTTTGCCCACAAGTTCCGCCGCTTCCTGACGGAGAACCCTTGCTACGACTCCCCAGGCGCCGACAGCAGCTTCTCGCAGCACTTCGCCAGACACTTCCTGGAGTGTTTCTCTGCTGCTCTTGCCCAGGCCAGGGACCACCAGGCCTCGCTCTCGCCAGGGGACGACGGCTCCAACGCTCCCCCCAAATACAGCATCGTTCCCTTCCTGGGCATCCAGGGCTGCCCTCTGCCCTACAGACACAACGACCTCTACCAGCGGCGCAAGGACGCCGGTGCCTCTTGCGAATCCCTGGACAGTATGGACAGTGGAGGTTTAGGAGTAGGAGGGATAGGGGGAGGGAGTTCCTCCTCCATGACCACCTCCCGCGCCGCCCAGCCGGCCCACAAGCCCTCTGCTCTGGGCCAGTCTCGCAGCTCGGAGGACGTGTCAGTGGGACACCCCAAGGCCCGCTTCAAAAAGGGATTCTCTCTGAGGAACATGAGTCTGTGTGTGGTGGACGGGGTGAAAGAGATCTGGCACCGCCACGCCTCCCCTGAACCAGACCCTGCGGGGGGATCCGGGGGGGCCAGAAGGGCCAacggaggagtgggaggaggggagCCAGGCGGGGAGAGATGGTCCCAGAGACTGCGTCTTCCCAGGGGGTCCCAGGGGCACAAGGCTGAGCTGCTGGAGATCCAGAGAGAGGGGGCGCTGCGCTACATGGTGGCTGATGACACTAACTGTATGGGGGCGGCTCAGTGGCAGAAGTGTAGGTTGCTGCTGAGGAAGACCAGGAGGGACGAGGGGGGTGACAAGTTCCTGTTGGAGTTCTACGTACCACCCAAGGTAGAGTTACAATATATGgacgtggacacacacacacacacacacacacacacacacacacacacacacacacacacacacacacacacacacacacacacacacacacacacacacacacacacacacacacacacacacacacacacacacacacacacacacacacacacacacacacacacacacacacacacacacacacacacacacacacacacacacacacacacacacacacacacacacacacacacacacacacacacacacacacacacacacacacacacacacacacacacacacacacacacacacacacacacacacacacacacacacacacacacacacacacacacacacacacacacacacacacacacacacacacacacacacacacacacacacacacacacacacacacacacacacacacacagacacacacacacacacacacacacacacacacacacacacacacacacacacacacacacacacacacacagacacacacacacacacacacacacacacagacacacagacacacacacacagagcactttTCAATTGAAATCTAAAAGGAATGGGatccatgtgtgtctgtgtgtgtgtgtgtgtgtgtgtgtgtgtgtgtgtgtgtgtgcgtgtgcgtgcgtgcgtgcgtgcgtgcgtgcgtgcgtgcgtgtgtgtgcctctgtgtgtccAACAGTCATCAAAGCCCAAGGTGAGCATCCCTCTGTCTGCCATCATGGAGGTGAGGACCACCATGCCCCTGGAGATGCCTGACAAAGACAACACCTTCGTCCTGAAGGTAAGGGTAAGAAACCACAACACTACCCTGTCTTCTACCTGTTTTACCTCTCACAACACTACCTTATGGACACTACCTGACCTGACAAACCAAACTAACTGCCTACTTGACTTTCTTGCAGTGTGTTcataactctctctgtctctcctctggactcacactgtaactgttctgttctgtggttTGGTGTGTCTCTCCACAGGTGGAAAATGGAGGTGAATATATCCTGGAGACCATCGACTCGCTGCAAAAAAACTCCTGGGTCGCTGACATCCAGGACTGCATGGACCCTGGGTAAATGGAGGGAtaaatatttactgttcactaaggaggagggagggagggagggagggagggggagggagaggactgAACAGCACACAGTCATTAATCACCCTGTAAGAGAGTTTTTGACAGATCCCCCTCTCACACAGTTTCACACTCTGTTACAGTGAGTTTGTCTGTTCAGTCCAGGCATGTTTTTGGACGGCCATAAACAgaaatacattgtgtgtgtgtccctgtaggtttacctgtatatgtggtgtgtgtggtgtgtgtgtgtgtgtgtgtgtgtgtgtgtgtgtgtgtgtgtgtgtgtgacagggacaGTGGAGATGACATTGAGCTGGCGTCATGTCCCCACGGCCAGGCGTCTAAAGAGTTTTCCATGGTGGCCTCCTGCAGCTGTGAGCTTCTTTCAGAGGGTGAGACTAAACACACACGCaaggacacacggacacacacacacacacatacacacacacacacacacacacacgtaacctAACCTCACACATTGCCTTTTGAGAGGAAATGGATGTGCTGTCAATCTGGCTGCTGTGTAATGTATGTATCTTAATGTATGTTGTGTTTGTGTTCAGGTGTCCATCACGTCTCTGAGAGATCCTGTGGctcaacaacagcagcagcagcagcagaactgTACAGCGCCCCCTCTGTCCGCTGCAGAGAACTACCCTTCACCCAGCACCCCTCCCACGTCCCTCTGGAGCACTTCCTCCAGTCCCCAGAGGCCCGGGGGAAAAGCCCCACCACAGGTAAGCGgaactgtagctcagctggtagataGTGCTTTCAATGCCAGGATAGtcggtttgattcccgggaccacccatacgtaaactgtatgtacgcatgactgtcgctttggataaaaccaGGGGTGAATGTAAGGTGGTACGGTCCGGCATCCGTAAAAATAAATACGTACGGTACACCGTAtcggtaaaacatgagcctatcacaataattaaaaaCAAAATGCCAAGAAAACTGTCGGCTATTACACCACTTTTTATCATTGGCAAATGTCAGAGGCATAAAAATGATTGTACAtgtctgtaagtcgctttggataaaggcgtctgctaaaatggcatattattattattattatcaatatAAAAATGATTGAATGAAAACGGGTGGTATAGCCTGCACAGAAGTTTGGCCTAGGCAGAGATGAGTTGCCGACACCGAGACACACAGACTGCAGTCATTACACCAGGGGTATCAACATTCCATGgggggccgagtgtctgcgggtttttgatttttcctttcaattaagacctaggcACTGTTTGAAGGCTGGAAATACACTGTaccaatacatttaaactcagtttttcacaattcctgacatgtaatccttgtaaaatgtcctgtcttaggtcagttaggatcaccactttatttttagaatgtgaaatgtcagaataattgtatagagagtgatttatttaagcttttatttatttcatcacattcccagtgggtcagaggtttacatacactgaattagtatttggtagcattgcctttaaattgtttaaattgggtcaaacatttctggtagccttccacaagcttcccacaataacatgggtgaattttggcccattcctcctgacagagctggtgtaactgagtcaggtttgtaggcct
The DNA window shown above is from Coregonus clupeaformis isolate EN_2021a chromosome 6, ASM2061545v1, whole genome shotgun sequence and carries:
- the LOC121567672 gene encoding SH2B adapter protein 2-like; amino-acid sequence: MNGAVVPGSPEFSCPLPDWREFCELHARASASDFAHKFRRFLTENPCYDSPGADSSFSQHFARHFLECFSAALAQARDHQASLSPGDDGSNAPPKYSIVPFLGIQGCPLPYRHNDLYQRRKDAGASCESLDSMDSGGLGVGGIGGGSSSSMTTSRAAQPAHKPSALGQSRSSEDVSVGHPKARFKKGFSLRNMSLCVVDGVKEIWHRHASPEPDPAGGSGGARRANGGVGGGEPGGERWSQRLRLPRGSQGHKAELLEIQREGALRYMVADDTNCMGAAQWQKCRLLLRKTRRDEGGDKFLLEFYVPPKSSKPKVSIPLSAIMEVRTTMPLEMPDKDNTFVLKVENGGEYILETIDSLQKNSWVADIQDCMDPGDSGDDIELASCPHGQASKEFSMVASCSCELLSEGVHHVSERSCGSTTAAAAAELYSAPSVRCRELPFTQHPSHVPLEHFLQSPEARGKSPTTGVPCEGATETEADPSLAGYPWFHGTLSRVRAAQLVLAGGARSHGLFVIRQSETRPGEFVLTFNFQGKAKHLRLSVNGNGQCHVHHLWFHTVSDMLRHFHAHPIPLESGGSADITLRSYVQVQGTPTDRYPVSLYCSHTDVTVPQLPTPPRDQGCRTDPAQPTLHLPGVSQPAAPPSDTPLSSSSSSSPTALPSLSRGEPEDYQDTDGTRRARAVENQYSFY